Below is a window of Leuconostoc gasicomitatum LMG 18811 DNA.
CCAAGCATGCACCGATGCTTTACCGAACAAATGATATGCCAACGGTAAACTTTCCCGTGATCATTCATGATATCCCTGAGGGCACACAATCTCTATCTATTAGCCTGATTGATTATGATGCCGTACCAGTTACTGGATTTCCATGGATTCACTGGCTAGCAGCTAATTTGCCTGTCGATGACATTCCTGAAAATCTCCGTGCTACACACAAAGGCATTTCTGGTACGAATTCAACATGGCATATGGTAAAAAAAGCCAACGAACCAGCTAATCCAGTAATTAATCAAGCTTACATCGGCCCTATGCCACCAGATAAAACACATAACTATACCCTCAGTGTGTTTGCGCTTGACACAACACTTGATATTGAAGACGGCTTTTTCCTCAATGAACTGCGTACAAAAAGCAATGGTCATGTTTTAGCCAGAGCAATTTTAGAATTACCTGCACGTGCCTAACACTTCTTCGGAAGTGTTTTTTTCTGATTTAGAAATGAATTACCCAAAGATTTTGTACTAGGTTTGTTGTCCACGTCATAATAAACATATGGGCAATAAAACCAGCTAACCCAAAATAAACAATGCGTCGATCAACATGTATAACTGCTGTGGCAATGGACTCACGGTAACGATATAATATCGCTAATATAATAGCTGATATCATGAAACTTATAACCATCTTCCCACCATAAAAAACCTGGTCTCTTAATATATTAAAAATAGGTTCACTCAAACTTAATAACATAAAAGCCACTACTGCTAACCAATATTGTTTTAATAAGATGAACAAATTCATATCAGGTATTTCTAATAAGGTATTAACAACCAAATCATGTGCATCCCCAAAAATAGCTTGCGCATCATGGCCATCACGTTGTGCATCCAATATATCTCGTAAAATATCTAATAACATGGCTTCTACCAATTGATCTGACTTTAACGCGCCCTGCATACGTCCATAAATGACAACTTGTTCATAATACGCAGTATTCATCATGTTCAACTGTTTTTGTAACTCATTATTTTCCCCAATAACGTCGTTGATTCTCATCAATTAATCCCTCCATATTTTGTTTTAATTGCGACCATGTTTCAATAAACAACTGCAAATGTGTTCTCCCATCAGCTGTTATTTTAAAATATTTCCGTGCTGGTCCTTCGGGTGATTTTCTCATTTCACCGACAATATATCCTTCGCGTTGTAATTTTTGTAACGCGGGATAGATTGTGCCGTCAGATACTGTGTCAAATCCTGATTCCTGTAGCCTTTGATTTAGAACATACCCATATAACTCCTCACGAGAAATGATGAGCAACATCGCACCTTCTAGTGTGCCTTTTAATAGTTGTGTATTAAGTTTTGACACGTGTCTCTCCTCTAACTTGTAAAACAATGTAGCTGTTTGACATAGTTTAACATTGCCTACCTCGTTTTGCAAGATAGCATTTTAATGGTTTTTTATGCATTAATTCATTTATATCCATGTAAATGTTGCATACTAATTGTATTTAAATACATATAGGTTTATATTTATAACATTAACTACTCAAGGAGGCACAACATGAATAAAAAAATAATCAATGTCGCAATTGTCGGTGTTACCGGTTACGGCGGTCTTGAATTGCTGCGCTTATTACATAATCATCCTACCGTTCATGTTGTGTCAATCCATAATACCTCAAACGATTCAGAAGATATTAGCGTCAGTTACCCACATCTGCAATCTATGTATAAAATAGCGCCAACCCCTTTTGATCCTTTGCATATTATGCAGTCTACTGATTTAGTTTTTTTTGCCACTTCTAGTGGTGTGTCAAAGGATTTGGTACAACAATTTATTGAAGCTAATTTTCCGGTAATTGATTTGTCCGGTGATTTTCGACTTAACGCCCCTGACTATGAAGTTTGGTACAAGAAGACACCTGCGCCGCAATCTTTATTAGATCAAGCTAATTATAGCCTCGCTGATTTTTACCAAAATGATAGTCACTATATTGCAAACCCTGGTTGTTACGCTACAGCAACATTATTAGCCTTAGCACCCCTTGCTCAGCAGCAATTATTAGATCAAGAAAACATCGTTATTGACGCTAAAAGCGGCCTCTCAGGTGCTGGTAAATCGCTCAATTTATCAAGTCACTTTGTCAACGTCAATGAAAATTTCAGCATGTACAAGCCAAACCACCATCAGCACATCCCAGAAATTACACAACAATTAAAACACTGGCAATCAAACATTGATCATATCCAATTCACAACATCATTACTCCCCATCAATCGTGGCATTTTTGTTAGTGCTTATGTTAAATTAACCAAGCAATTATCAGCTGATACCCTACAAAAAATTTTTGAAGACACTTATAAAAATAAACCATTTGTGCGTGTCATGCCTAAAGATCAACTACCAGATATTAAACAGGTCGTTGGTACCAATTTTGCAGATATTGGATTAACCTATAACCCTAATACAAAATATCTCACAATTGTCAGTGTCATTGATAATATGATCAAAGGTGCCGCTGGTCAAGCAATTCAGAATATGAATCATCTTTTTAACCTAGATGAGACAACTGGTTTACAATTAATAGCTCAGTACGCTTAACAGAAACTTTCATGAACAGGAAAACATTATGACAGAATTACTGCAAAAAATCCATCAACTTAATACTGCTGACATTGCTGCACCATTAGGATTTCACGGTGATGGTCAACATGTCGGTTTAAAACACAAATCAAAAGATCTTGGTTGGATTTACAGTGAGACACCTGCTGCTGTGGCGGGTGTCTTTACAACAAATCAAGTACAAGCAGCACCAGTTCAACTCAACAAAGTCACCATTAAAAATGGCGAATTACAAGCTATTATCGTGAACTCCGGCAATGCTAATGCTGTCACTGGCAACATTGGACTCGAACACGCAAAAATCATGCAAGAAACAACTGCAAAAGTTTTGAATATTGACGCTAGTTTAGTTGGTGTTGCTTCCACAGGCATTATCGGCCAAATTTTGCCTATTGATAAAGTTGTTGCCGGTATTCATCAACTCAACATTGATGGCGACACGAACGGCTTTGCTCACGCTATTATGACAACTGACACGCAGGAAAAGTCAATTACTATCCAAAGCAATATTGGTGGTCATCTTGTCACAATGAGTGGCGTTGCCAAAGGTTCTGGTATGATTCATCCAAATATGGCAACTATGCTTGGCTTTATAACAACAGATGTTAGTGTGACATCTGATTTACTACAACAGGCTTTATCTGACGACGTTGAAACCAGCTTTAATCAAATTACGATTGATGGTGACACAAGCACTAATGATATGGTGCTCGTTATGGCAAATGGACTGGCTGGGAATGCAACAATTACAACCGCCTCTGAGGACTACGATCACTTTAAAACCATGTTGCACACTGTAACAACAGCACTTGCCATTGACATTGCTAGTGACGGTGAAGGCGCCACAAAATTATTATCCGTGACAGTTAATAACGGCCACTCCGAATTAGATGCACGTATGGTAGCAAAAAAAGTCGTTGGTTCATCTCTTGTTAAGACAGCGATGTTTGGCAAAGATCCAAACTGGGGTCGTATTATCGCAGCCATTGGTGCCAGTGATGTGACTATTAATCCAAATATAATCGACATTGCGCTTAACGATATACCCGTTATGACAGCCGGCGCACCGGTTGAATTTAATCAGGAAGTGATGTCTCAATCACTAGAACAAAAAAATATTGCTATTGCTATTAATTTACACAATGGTGCAGCTCATGGTCAAGCATGGGGATCTGATTTAACTTATGAATACGTTAAAATCAATGCACTTTACACAACATGATTACCATGTAGGAGGATGACACATGACCAAAAAAATAGTTATTAAAATTGGCGGTACTGCTGCCGCTCAACTCACACCCGCCTTTTTTGAAACAATCAAAAACTGGCAAAAACAGCATGCCAAAATTGTCATA
It encodes the following:
- a CDS encoding YbhB/YbcL family Raf kinase inhibitor-like protein encodes the protein MKINVTLENGLIPDKYAKHAPMLYRTNDMPTVNFPVIIHDIPEGTQSLSISLIDYDAVPVTGFPWIHWLAANLPVDDIPENLRATHKGISGTNSTWHMVKKANEPANPVINQAYIGPMPPDKTHNYTLSVFALDTTLDIEDGFFLNELRTKSNGHVLARAILELPARA
- a CDS encoding PadR family transcriptional regulator; amino-acid sequence: MSKLNTQLLKGTLEGAMLLIISREELYGYVLNQRLQESGFDTVSDGTIYPALQKLQREGYIVGEMRKSPEGPARKYFKITADGRTHLQLFIETWSQLKQNMEGLIDENQRRYWGK
- the argC gene encoding N-acetyl-gamma-glutamyl-phosphate reductase, producing MNKKIINVAIVGVTGYGGLELLRLLHNHPTVHVVSIHNTSNDSEDISVSYPHLQSMYKIAPTPFDPLHIMQSTDLVFFATSSGVSKDLVQQFIEANFPVIDLSGDFRLNAPDYEVWYKKTPAPQSLLDQANYSLADFYQNDSHYIANPGCYATATLLALAPLAQQQLLDQENIVIDAKSGLSGAGKSLNLSSHFVNVNENFSMYKPNHHQHIPEITQQLKHWQSNIDHIQFTTSLLPINRGIFVSAYVKLTKQLSADTLQKIFEDTYKNKPFVRVMPKDQLPDIKQVVGTNFADIGLTYNPNTKYLTIVSVIDNMIKGAAGQAIQNMNHLFNLDETTGLQLIAQYA
- the argJ gene encoding bifunctional glutamate N-acetyltransferase/amino-acid acetyltransferase ArgJ; protein product: MTELLQKIHQLNTADIAAPLGFHGDGQHVGLKHKSKDLGWIYSETPAAVAGVFTTNQVQAAPVQLNKVTIKNGELQAIIVNSGNANAVTGNIGLEHAKIMQETTAKVLNIDASLVGVASTGIIGQILPIDKVVAGIHQLNIDGDTNGFAHAIMTTDTQEKSITIQSNIGGHLVTMSGVAKGSGMIHPNMATMLGFITTDVSVTSDLLQQALSDDVETSFNQITIDGDTSTNDMVLVMANGLAGNATITTASEDYDHFKTMLHTVTTALAIDIASDGEGATKLLSVTVNNGHSELDARMVAKKVVGSSLVKTAMFGKDPNWGRIIAAIGASDVTINPNIIDIALNDIPVMTAGAPVEFNQEVMSQSLEQKNIAIAINLHNGAAHGQAWGSDLTYEYVKINALYTT